A single Garra rufa chromosome 9, GarRuf1.0, whole genome shotgun sequence DNA region contains:
- the fxyd11 gene encoding FXYD domain-containing ion transport regulator 11 isoform X1 yields the protein MSQLTELVLLAVFLALFGQTEANPFVYNYEALRIGGLVFTGLLVAGGVGVLCWGQCKPRRKKEEDPSKI from the exons ATGAGCCAGCTCACAGAACTAGTTCTCCTTGCAG TCTTCTTGGCACTCTTCGGTCAGACTGAAGCAA ATCCTTTCGTTTACA ACTATGAGGCGCTGAGGATCGGGGGTTTGGTCTTCACAGGCCTGCTTGTAGCCGGAGGGGTTGGAGTTCTATGTT GGGGGCAGTGCAAACCAAGAAGAAA GAAGGAAGAAGACCCAAGCAAAATCTAA
- the fxyd11 gene encoding FXYD domain-containing ion transport regulator 11 isoform X2 produces the protein MSQLTELVLLAVFLALFGQTEANPFVYNYEALRIGGLVFTGLLVAGGVGVLCWGQCKPRRK, from the exons ATGAGCCAGCTCACAGAACTAGTTCTCCTTGCAG TCTTCTTGGCACTCTTCGGTCAGACTGAAGCAA ATCCTTTCGTTTACA ACTATGAGGCGCTGAGGATCGGGGGTTTGGTCTTCACAGGCCTGCTTGTAGCCGGAGGGGTTGGAGTTCTATGTT GGGGGCAGTGCAAACCAAGAAGAAAGTAG